One stretch of Thalassovita sp. DNA includes these proteins:
- a CDS encoding ABC transporter substrate-binding protein, whose product MLTRRFILGALSAAALTAPASMASAADELYIPLVSKGFQHQFWQAVKSGAEQAAEEYGVRITFEGPDNETMVDRQIDMLAAALANKPAAIGFAALDSQAAIPLLRQANEAGIPVIAFDSGVDSDIPLATATTDNALAAGMAADKMAELIGGKGKVAVVAHDQTSRTGIDRRDGFVNQIEANYPDIEVVTVQYGQGDHLKSTEVTKAILTANPDLDGIFGTNEGSAIGVVNGVQELGTKDLVIIGYDSGKAQKDAIRSGLMAGAITQNPVGIGYETVKAAVMAQKGETVPALIDTGFYYYDASNIDDPKVAAVLYD is encoded by the coding sequence ATGCTTACACGTCGTTTTATCCTGGGTGCCCTGAGCGCCGCAGCCCTGACCGCCCCTGCCTCAATGGCATCGGCCGCAGATGAGCTGTACATCCCGCTGGTCTCCAAGGGCTTCCAGCACCAGTTCTGGCAGGCGGTGAAATCCGGTGCTGAGCAGGCCGCCGAAGAGTACGGTGTGCGCATCACCTTCGAAGGCCCGGACAATGAAACCATGGTTGACCGTCAGATCGATATGCTGGCCGCCGCACTGGCCAACAAACCGGCCGCAATCGGCTTTGCCGCGCTGGACAGTCAGGCGGCCATTCCGCTGCTGCGTCAGGCCAATGAGGCGGGCATCCCTGTGATCGCTTTCGACAGTGGCGTTGACAGTGACATCCCGCTGGCCACCGCCACCACCGACAACGCGCTGGCGGCTGGCATGGCGGCTGACAAGATGGCCGAGCTGATTGGCGGCAAAGGCAAGGTTGCCGTTGTGGCCCACGACCAGACCAGCCGCACCGGCATCGACCGTCGCGATGGTTTTGTGAACCAGATCGAAGCGAACTACCCCGATATTGAGGTTGTGACTGTTCAGTATGGTCAGGGCGATCATCTGAAATCCACCGAAGTGACCAAAGCCATCCTGACCGCCAACCCGGATCTGGACGGTATCTTCGGCACCAACGAAGGCTCGGCCATCGGCGTGGTGAACGGTGTGCAGGAACTGGGCACCAAAGATCTGGTCATCATCGGCTATGACAGCGGCAAAGCGCAGAAAGACGCGATCCGCAGCGGTCTGATGGCGGGCGCGATCACCCAGAACCCGGTGGGCATCGGCTATGAAACCGTGAAGGCAGCGGTGATGGCGCAGAAGGGTGAAACTGTGCCAGCGCTGATCGACACCGGCTTCTACTACTATGATGCCAGCAACATCGACGATCCGAAGGTTGCCGCGGTTCTGTACGACTAA
- a CDS encoding altronate dehydratase family protein, translated as MLNLEKDNKLQGVGRDSDRKVLRLNPQDNVLIALQDLPANAELVGCDCTTQSPVPRGHKIASQPIASGANVVRYGQIIGQAKCEILPGAHVHSDNLGMGDHKQDYAHASAAVPLEPITDGRTFMGYHRADGRVGTRNYVGIVTTVNCSGSVARFITEAAERAGLLAQFPNIDGIVPIVHGTGCGMSGVNEGYETLFRTLSGYAQHPNFGGILLVGLGCEVMQLQDLVGGQPIRPDGILRYMTIQNEGGTRRTIERGLDQLQGILAEANKAERARAPVSEITVGMQCGGSDGYSGITANPALGYASDLLVRRGGTTILSETSEIYGAEHLLTRRAENAEIGEKLIERVVWWEDYCARNGGEMDNNPSPGNKRGGLTTILEKSLGAVAKGGMAPLSGVYKFAEKIDRKGFVFMDSPGFDPCSVTGQVASGANLIVFTTGRGSVSGYQPTPCIKLSTNSEMYARLSEDMDLNCGDIVTDGISVEAKGEELFELLIRVASGEKTKSEELGFGGVEFVPWQIGAVM; from the coding sequence ATGCTGAACTTGGAAAAAGATAATAAATTACAGGGTGTTGGTAGGGATTCGGATCGCAAGGTTCTGCGGTTGAATCCGCAGGACAACGTGCTCATCGCCCTGCAAGACCTGCCGGCGAATGCAGAATTGGTGGGCTGTGACTGCACCACCCAAAGCCCTGTTCCACGGGGGCATAAAATCGCCTCGCAGCCGATCGCATCGGGCGCAAATGTGGTGCGCTACGGTCAGATTATCGGTCAGGCCAAATGTGAAATCCTGCCCGGCGCCCATGTCCACAGCGACAATCTGGGCATGGGGGATCACAAACAGGATTACGCCCACGCCAGCGCCGCCGTGCCGTTGGAGCCGATCACCGATGGCCGGACGTTCATGGGCTATCACCGCGCTGACGGTCGGGTGGGCACCCGCAACTATGTGGGCATTGTGACCACGGTGAATTGTTCGGGGTCAGTCGCGCGGTTCATCACTGAGGCGGCGGAGCGTGCTGGGCTGCTGGCGCAATTTCCAAACATCGACGGGATTGTGCCGATTGTGCATGGCACCGGCTGCGGCATGTCGGGGGTGAATGAGGGGTATGAGACCCTGTTCCGCACCCTGTCGGGTTACGCGCAGCATCCCAATTTTGGCGGCATCCTGCTGGTCGGGCTGGGTTGCGAAGTGATGCAGCTGCAGGATCTGGTGGGCGGTCAGCCGATCCGCCCGGACGGGATCCTGCGCTATATGACGATCCAGAACGAAGGTGGCACCCGCCGCACGATCGAACGTGGTCTGGACCAGCTGCAGGGTATCCTTGCCGAGGCCAACAAAGCCGAACGCGCCCGGGCCCCGGTCAGCGAAATCACCGTCGGGATGCAATGTGGTGGCTCGGATGGCTATTCCGGCATCACGGCGAACCCGGCGCTGGGCTATGCCTCGGATCTGCTGGTGCGCCGCGGGGGCACCACGATCCTGTCGGAAACATCTGAAATCTACGGCGCCGAACACCTGCTGACCCGCCGCGCCGAAAATGCCGAGATCGGTGAAAAACTGATCGAACGTGTGGTCTGGTGGGAAGATTACTGTGCCCGCAACGGCGGCGAGATGGACAACAACCCAAGCCCCGGCAACAAGCGCGGCGGGTTAACCACCATCCTTGAGAAATCGCTGGGGGCTGTGGCCAAGGGCGGCATGGCGCCGTTGAGCGGGGTCTACAAGTTTGCGGAGAAGATTGACCGCAAGGGCTTTGTCTTCATGGACAGCCCCGGCTTTGACCCCTGTTCGGTAACCGGTCAGGTGGCGTCGGGGGCGAACCTGATTGTCTTTACCACCGGGCGCGGCTCGGTCTCGGGCTATCAGCCGACACCCTGCATCAAGCTGTCCACCAATTCTGAAATGTACGCCCGCCTGTCTGAGGACATGGACCTGAACTGCGGGGACATCGTGACCGACGGGATCAGCGTTGAGGCGAAGGGTGAGGAGCTTTTCGAACTGCTGATCCGCGTGGCCTCGGGGGAGAAAACCAAAAGTGAGGAGCTGGGATTTGGGGGCGTGGAATTCGTGCCCTGGCAAATTGGCGCGGTGATGTAG
- a CDS encoding sugar ABC transporter ATP-binding protein, with translation MSKLVEMTGIEKYFPGVHALKSVQFDIAPGEVHALMGENGAGKSTLMKILSGIYQRDGGDLIIAGQSVNPTTPGEAQDLGIGIIHQELSLMNDLTAAQNIFIGREPRKSFGRLDEAALNAKTAEIFASMNLNLDPKVLVGSLTIAKQQMVEIAKALSFRSKVLIMDEPTAALNDTEIAELFAIIRRLKSEGVGIVYISHKMDELKQIADRVTVMRDGEYVGTVGAAETPISQIIAMMVGREVNEKPLEVPDLGDAEVSLKVQGLSRGKEIKDVSFAVQRGEILGFAGLMGAGRTEVARAIFGADRRDAGVIEVHGAKVDIQSPSNAVKAGIGYLSEDRKHFGLATGMNVRDNIALSSLDLFATRQGVLNEDKMADTAKFFIHQLGIRTPSDSQEVRLLSGGNQQKVVIAKWLLRDCDILIFDEPTRGIDIGAKSEIYKLLEELAAEGKTIIVISSELPEIMRLSHRIAVMCEGRLTGILPGGKETTQEDIMQLATQRDAALRVAETV, from the coding sequence ATGTCTAAGCTGGTCGAGATGACGGGGATTGAAAAGTATTTCCCCGGCGTGCACGCGCTCAAAAGCGTGCAGTTCGATATCGCCCCTGGCGAGGTACATGCTCTGATGGGGGAAAATGGCGCGGGCAAGTCCACGCTGATGAAGATCCTTTCGGGGATCTATCAACGTGACGGTGGTGATCTGATCATCGCAGGGCAAAGCGTCAATCCGACAACACCGGGGGAAGCACAGGATCTGGGCATCGGCATCATTCATCAGGAGTTAAGCCTGATGAACGATCTGACCGCCGCGCAGAACATTTTCATCGGCCGCGAGCCGCGCAAAAGCTTTGGGCGGCTGGATGAGGCGGCGCTGAACGCCAAGACGGCCGAGATCTTTGCCTCGATGAACCTGAACCTTGATCCCAAGGTGCTGGTTGGGTCCCTGACAATCGCCAAGCAGCAGATGGTGGAAATCGCCAAGGCGCTGTCGTTCCGATCCAAGGTGCTGATCATGGATGAGCCGACAGCAGCGCTGAACGACACTGAGATTGCTGAGCTGTTTGCCATCATTCGCCGCCTGAAATCCGAAGGCGTGGGCATTGTTTACATCAGCCACAAGATGGATGAGCTGAAACAGATCGCGGATCGGGTCACCGTGATGCGGGATGGCGAATATGTGGGCACGGTTGGTGCTGCCGAGACGCCGATCAGTCAGATCATCGCGATGATGGTGGGTCGTGAGGTCAATGAAAAGCCGCTGGAGGTGCCTGATCTGGGCGACGCTGAGGTGTCGCTGAAGGTTCAAGGGCTAAGCCGCGGTAAAGAGATTAAGGATGTCAGCTTCGCGGTGCAGCGTGGCGAGATCCTGGGTTTTGCCGGTCTCATGGGGGCCGGTCGGACGGAGGTGGCACGCGCCATCTTCGGGGCGGACCGTCGTGATGCCGGTGTCATTGAGGTGCATGGCGCCAAGGTTGATATTCAATCGCCCAGTAACGCGGTGAAGGCCGGGATCGGCTACCTGTCAGAGGATCGCAAACACTTCGGTCTGGCGACGGGCATGAATGTGCGGGACAATATCGCGCTGTCCTCGCTGGACCTTTTTGCCACGCGTCAGGGGGTGCTGAATGAGGATAAGATGGCGGACACCGCCAAGTTCTTCATCCATCAGCTTGGCATCCGCACCCCGTCGGACAGTCAGGAGGTGCGGCTGCTCTCAGGTGGCAATCAGCAGAAGGTGGTCATCGCCAAATGGCTGCTGCGCGACTGTGACATCCTGATTTTTGATGAGCCGACCCGGGGCATCGACATCGGGGCGAAATCGGAAATCTACAAACTGCTGGAAGAGCTGGCAGCCGAGGGCAAGACGATCATCGTCATCTCATCTGAACTGCCCGAAATCATGCGCCTCAGTCACCGGATCGCGGTGATGTGCGAGGGTCGACTGACCGGCATCCTGCCCGGCGGCAAAGAAACAACCCAAGAAGACATCATGCAGCTGGCGACCCAACGGGATGCCGCCTTGCGTGTAGCGGAGACAGTCTAA
- a CDS encoding ABC transporter permease encodes MSTVSDVKEKSPLANLGDSGAYQKLLAFASLIALLIGFSIASPNFMQTSNMIAILQATSVNGVLAVAATLVIITGGIDLSVGTLMTFCAVIAGVVLTYMGMPLLLGVAAAIGAGALCGLASGTFVAKMKIPPFIATLGMMLILKGLSLVISGTRPIYFNDTPGFDQISRGSLIGEVIPALPIPNGVLILFLVAIAAAYILSRTVLGRYTFALGSNEEAVRLSGVNTDAWKMRIYALAGGICGIGGILIASRLNSAQPALGLGYELEAIAAVVIGGTSLSGGRGTILGTIIGALIMAVLTNGLRVLSVAQEWQTVVTGAIIILAVYADMVRRKKSG; translated from the coding sequence ATGAGCACCGTATCTGACGTGAAAGAAAAATCCCCACTGGCCAATCTGGGCGACAGTGGCGCCTATCAGAAGCTATTGGCCTTCGCCAGTTTGATCGCACTGCTGATCGGTTTCTCGATTGCGTCGCCGAACTTCATGCAGACCTCAAACATGATCGCGATCCTGCAGGCGACCTCGGTCAACGGGGTGTTGGCGGTGGCGGCGACGCTGGTGATCATCACCGGGGGTATCGATCTGTCGGTGGGCACGCTGATGACCTTCTGCGCGGTGATCGCCGGTGTGGTGCTGACCTACATGGGGATGCCGCTGCTGCTCGGTGTTGCGGCGGCGATTGGCGCAGGCGCGCTTTGCGGTCTGGCCTCGGGCACCTTTGTGGCCAAGATGAAGATCCCGCCGTTCATCGCCACCCTTGGCATGATGCTGATCCTGAAAGGCCTGTCGCTGGTCATTTCCGGCACCCGGCCGATCTATTTCAACGACACGCCGGGGTTCGACCAGATCTCGCGCGGGTCACTGATTGGCGAGGTGATCCCGGCGCTGCCGATCCCGAACGGTGTGCTGATCCTGTTTCTGGTGGCCATCGCGGCGGCCTATATCCTCAGCCGCACCGTGCTGGGCCGCTACACTTTTGCCCTTGGGTCCAACGAAGAGGCTGTGCGCCTGTCCGGTGTGAACACTGATGCGTGGAAAATGCGCATCTACGCGCTGGCCGGCGGCATCTGTGGCATCGGCGGTATCCTGATTGCCTCGCGCCTGAACTCGGCGCAACCCGCATTGGGTCTGGGCTATGAGCTGGAAGCGATTGCAGCGGTTGTGATCGGCGGCACCTCACTGTCGGGCGGCCGTGGCACCATCCTTGGCACCATCATCGGCGCCCTCATCATGGCGGTTCTGACCAATGGTCTGCGCGTCCTGTCGGTGGCGCAGGAATGGCAGACCGTGGTGACCGGCGCGATCATCATTCTGGCGGTTTATGCCGACATGGTGCGGCGCAAGAAATCGGGCTGA
- a CDS encoding GntR family transcriptional regulator, producing the protein MDNTNDIDAALLADISTLEGSLAQRVYQAMKEAILALDFPPGANVRKAPICEKLGVSRAPVTEAIARLANDGLVDVVPQSGTHVSYFSMDEIREGVFLREALEVATIAKVARDITEDQLKKLSRNMRLQELLVEDDDITGFYQADEEFHQMLMEFTGFQRLPDVAQTVSLQVTRARLLLLPTPGRVAETLEEHRGLFNAIRDRDEQAAQREMQRHIGQLLPRIAALQADKPELFQKH; encoded by the coding sequence ATGGATAATACGAACGACATTGATGCAGCCTTGCTTGCTGATATTTCCACCCTCGAGGGCTCCTTGGCCCAGCGGGTGTATCAAGCAATGAAAGAGGCCATTCTGGCGCTGGACTTCCCGCCCGGCGCCAATGTGAGAAAGGCACCGATCTGCGAGAAACTTGGTGTTTCCCGCGCCCCGGTGACCGAAGCCATAGCCCGTCTGGCCAATGACGGGCTGGTTGATGTGGTGCCCCAGTCCGGCACCCATGTGTCCTATTTTTCGATGGACGAAATCCGCGAAGGTGTGTTCCTGCGCGAAGCGCTGGAAGTGGCCACAATTGCCAAGGTGGCCCGCGACATCACCGAGGATCAGCTGAAAAAACTCAGCCGCAACATGCGCCTGCAGGAACTGCTGGTCGAAGACGATGACATCACCGGCTTCTATCAGGCGGATGAGGAATTTCACCAGATGCTGATGGAGTTCACCGGCTTCCAACGGCTGCCGGATGTGGCCCAGACCGTGTCATTGCAGGTGACCCGTGCCCGTCTGCTGCTGCTGCCAACACCCGGCCGTGTGGCCGAAACGCTGGAAGAGCACCGCGGGCTGTTCAACGCCATTCGCGACCGTGACGAACAGGCGGCGCAGCGTGAAATGCAGCGCCATATCGGCCAGTTGCTGCCGCGTATCGCGGCCCTTCAAGCCGACAAGCCCGAGCTGTTTCAGAAGCATTAA